From Pseudomonas sp. stari2:
CCGGCGCCGTTCATGCTGACGGCAATCATCATCACCGCCGTGTTCGTGAAATCAGGATGGCTGCAGGGCTTTCACATGCCGGACTGGAGTTTGAATCTAGCGGCGCTGATTCTCGGTGCGCGGATCGGCTCCCGTTTTCAGGGATTGGGCCTCGCGGAACTGGGACGTCATGGCCGCACGGCGCTGGTGTCGGTCGGTTTGATGATTCTGGTCGCGGCGATTTTTGCATTGGCGGCGGCGCGGTTGCTGGGCAGCGATGCGTTGTCGCTGTGGCTCGCCTACATGCCGGGGGCCATCGAAACCATCGCGATCGTCGCATTCGCTGGCGGGCTGAACGTGGTGTTTATCCTCACTCACCATCTGGCGCGAATGGTGGTGCTGCACTTTGCACCGGCATTGTTGGTGCAGGTACGGCGGGTGCGAGAAGACGCTTGATGATTCCGCGCACGGTCGTCAGGTCACATCCTGACGACTCTCCCGGTGCGACTCCAGCAAATGCATCATCACCCCGGCATAAACAGTCACCAGAACAAACAACCCCATCCGCACCGCAAATGCTGTGTAAACATCCTTGCCCGCCGCGCTGTCCTCCACCGACTGCCCGAGCAGAATAATCATGGTGATCAAAGTATTGAGCCAGAACCCCGGCGTCAGTTGCGTCGGGTGCATCCGATACAGCTTGCGCGCCACAAGCAGCCCGAACAGCAGCATCCACAGAAAGAACATCCACAGGTGCACGAACAGGCTCAACGCACACCAGAACAGCACCGCCAACAGCCCGCCGAGCAAGGTCGAACCAAGCAGTTCGCGCCCGGCGTGATGGGTGCGGGTGGTGGTGCTTTGCTGGCCGAGGCTGACAGCTTTTAGGATGATCGGCAGGTAGCTCGCCGGGTCGATCAACACCAACAGGAAGGTCGGCAGCACGATCAGCGTTGCGCGCATCGCTACGCGGGGCACGTCTTCGGCGGGCAGGGCGGGAGCGGGGGGCGGCGCGGGGCTGTTGACCGGTTCCGGAAACAGGGCGTGGCTCAGACCCACAATGACGACGGCCAGCAACAGGCCTTTGACCAGCGCGCCGATCACCGCCATGGCCAGCTCGAATGACGCGAAACCGGCGGCGGAGATCATGGTCATGCCAATGACCAAAAACGTCATGATCAGCACGTTGCCGCCGCGCAAGCCGTAGGTGAACACCAGAAACAGACCGACGCCGATCAGCAGCACGCCGCATACCGGGTAATACCGCAGCAACGGCACCAGCAACAGGCCGAAACTGGTGGTGAGTGCGGCGACCAATGTCAGCACCAGCGCAGTTTTGACTGGCAATGGCCGGGGCATGCTGGCCAGCAGCAACACCGCGAGCACCGGCGACAGAAACGACAGCGGCAAGGCGAGGCCATAACTGGCGGCAGTACACAACGCCGTGCCGCAAGCCAGGCGCAAGGCTCGTTGCGCCGGCACGCTGCGCTCAATAGGCATACGACAGCCAGCTCATCAGCCAGACAAACACCCGACCCAGCGGATTGAGCAGACTGCCCTCGCTGGGAAACGCCATGACTTCCGCCTGCCCGCCGGCACGAATCGAACGACTATCGAACAGACGCTTTTTTGCCTCGTCGCTGAACTCGACGATCACCGGAAATCGCTGCGCCGGACGCAGCCAGTCGCGGCTGTTCTGGATCGTTGGCAAGGTGCCGGGCGGCGGAGTCTGGCCGACGCTGACGCCATAACCGACGCTGCGCACCCGGCCTTCGAGTACTTCGCCGGGCAGGGCGTCGAGGATGATCGACACCGGCGTGCCGGGCTTGATCCGGCCGAGGTTGTTTTCGGTGAGGTCGGCGCTGACCCACACGTCCTGGATCGTGATCAGCGTCATCACCGGGCTGCCGGCAGCGGCGAACTGGCCGACGTCGGTGCGCAGGTCGGTGATCAGTCCCGCGGAGCGGGCGCGGATGCGGGTGTTGGCGAGATCCAGTTCAGCCTTGGCCAATGTGGCGGAGGCGCTGAGCAATTTGGCGTTGGTGTCGCTGTTGCCGCCTTCCTGCTCCTGCGCTCGCACCACTTCTGCCCGAGCGGCGGCAACCTGGCTGACAGCGGCTTCGCGGTTGGCGCGCGAGACTTCCAGAAGCCGCACGGAAACGGTGCCGGGATCCTGTTTGTACAAGCCTTCGAGCCGTTGATTGTCCTGGCGCGCCTTGAGTTCGTTGGCCTGAGCCGCGCGCAACGAGGCCTGCGCCGAAGCAATGCCGGCGGTGCTGGCGCCGACTGTGCGACGGGTGTTCTCAAGGTCGGCGCGGGCCCGGTCGACGGCGATTTGCAGCGGCTGCGGATCAAGCTCGAAGAGGATATCGCCGGCCTGCACATCCTGATTGTTGCGCACGTTGACCTTGATCACCCGGCCTGCGACTTCCGAGGCCACCGGGATCACGAACGCGCCGACCCGCGCTTGCTGGGTGTACGGCGTGATTCGGTCGGCCAGCAGATACCAGATCAGGCTGAGCACAATCACCAGCAGCACCCAGCGGATGCTTTTTTTCGTCGGATCCGGCGGCGCTTCATCACTCATGGCGGTCTACCTGCGAGGGAATCGGATAAGTCGGTTGTGGCGGCGGGGCGGTCAGCAGTTCACCCCAATCGGTGCGCTGCTGCATCTGCTGCCGGGTCGGTTGATCGATCTGCGGTCCGGTGCTTTGCCAGCCGCCACCGAGGGACTTGTACAGCGCGATCAGGTTGCTCACGGCATTGCTGCGACTGACCAGATAGTTGTCCTGCAACTCCAGCAACGCACGTTGCGCATCGAGCACCCGCTGAAAGTCCGAATA
This genomic window contains:
- a CDS encoding DUF2955 domain-containing protein, producing MPIERSVPAQRALRLACGTALCTAASYGLALPLSFLSPVLAVLLLASMPRPLPVKTALVLTLVAALTTSFGLLLVPLLRYYPVCGVLLIGVGLFLVFTYGLRGGNVLIMTFLVIGMTMISAAGFASFELAMAVIGALVKGLLLAVVIVGLSHALFPEPVNSPAPPPAPALPAEDVPRVAMRATLIVLPTFLLVLIDPASYLPIILKAVSLGQQSTTTRTHHAGRELLGSTLLGGLLAVLFWCALSLFVHLWMFFLWMLLFGLLVARKLYRMHPTQLTPGFWLNTLITMIILLGQSVEDSAAGKDVYTAFAVRMGLFVLVTVYAGVMMHLLESHRESRQDVT
- a CDS encoding HlyD family secretion protein, which produces MSDEAPPDPTKKSIRWVLLVIVLSLIWYLLADRITPYTQQARVGAFVIPVASEVAGRVIKVNVRNNQDVQAGDILFELDPQPLQIAVDRARADLENTRRTVGASTAGIASAQASLRAAQANELKARQDNQRLEGLYKQDPGTVSVRLLEVSRANREAAVSQVAAARAEVVRAQEQEGGNSDTNAKLLSASATLAKAELDLANTRIRARSAGLITDLRTDVGQFAAAGSPVMTLITIQDVWVSADLTENNLGRIKPGTPVSIILDALPGEVLEGRVRSVGYGVSVGQTPPPGTLPTIQNSRDWLRPAQRFPVIVEFSDEAKKRLFDSRSIRAGGQAEVMAFPSEGSLLNPLGRVFVWLMSWLSYAY